One stretch of Lacrimispora sphenoides DNA includes these proteins:
- a CDS encoding sensor histidine kinase, whose translation MKKLKIRTKMMLWYTLLTGVLLAIFLPVLYHTIAATLLDSEKNNIRATMSVAESAIEFDNGHLSIGDELKTPANTFIIIWDKSGQVIHANTQKNLFYTIQFTEGNLYRIYYNDEDWLVLDKTIQENNHVVKIRICGSLDKMETVLQQTLFLMLVIIPLFFFITIIGGLFIAKRALFPVSEITDLASAIGHGDLSKRITGIESMDEVGELADTFNEMLDSLEKSFEKEKRFSSDSSHELRTPVAVIMANAEAILATTQDADTSSAAGVILSESHRMSTVISQLLMLTRGIEGKYQIQLEEVSLPVVTDAVLEQLQEEAASKEISLVNETADVTVQADQSLITQMMLNLVSNAIKYGKPGGHVRVNAEQEGDCCLISVSDDGIGIMPEELPFIFDRFYRADKSRDRSGSGLGLSIVKWIVDVHGWKIEAESTPDQGSIFLIRM comes from the coding sequence ATGAAAAAGCTGAAAATTCGCACAAAAATGATGTTGTGGTATACCCTGCTCACTGGTGTGTTGTTAGCCATTTTCCTCCCGGTATTATATCACACCATAGCTGCGACCTTGCTCGACAGTGAAAAGAACAACATTAGAGCTACCATGTCAGTCGCTGAGTCTGCCATCGAATTTGATAACGGTCACTTGTCCATAGGAGATGAATTAAAAACACCTGCAAATACGTTCATTATTATTTGGGACAAAAGCGGTCAAGTAATTCATGCAAACACGCAGAAAAATCTATTTTATACAATTCAATTTACGGAGGGAAACCTTTACCGAATTTATTACAACGATGAAGATTGGTTGGTGCTTGATAAGACAATTCAGGAGAATAATCATGTTGTAAAAATCCGAATTTGTGGCTCTCTTGACAAGATGGAAACAGTCCTGCAACAAACACTGTTCCTGATGTTGGTTATAATCCCACTCTTTTTCTTCATTACGATAATCGGTGGGTTATTCATTGCAAAACGGGCATTGTTTCCTGTCAGCGAAATCACCGATTTGGCCAGCGCAATTGGGCACGGTGATCTGTCAAAACGGATCACCGGCATAGAGAGTATGGATGAAGTAGGCGAACTGGCTGACACTTTCAATGAAATGTTGGATTCGCTGGAAAAATCTTTTGAAAAAGAAAAACGCTTTTCGTCCGACTCTTCCCATGAACTACGAACGCCGGTAGCGGTTATCATGGCAAACGCAGAGGCGATATTGGCCACAACACAAGATGCCGACACAAGTAGTGCCGCGGGCGTCATATTGTCGGAAAGCCATCGAATGAGCACGGTAATTTCTCAGCTTCTAATGCTTACCAGAGGCATTGAGGGGAAATACCAGATACAACTCGAAGAAGTATCTCTGCCGGTTGTGACGGATGCCGTATTGGAACAGCTTCAGGAAGAAGCCGCAAGCAAGGAAATCTCACTTGTCAACGAAACTGCGGATGTTACGGTGCAAGCTGATCAAAGCCTCATTACTCAGATGATGTTAAATCTGGTTAGCAACGCAATCAAATACGGCAAACCGGGAGGCCATGTTAGGGTAAACGCAGAGCAAGAGGGTGACTGCTGCCTTATTTCTGTTTCGGATGATGGTATCGGTATTATGCCGGAGGAGCTGCCTTTTATCTTTGACCGGTTTTACCGCGCCGACAAGTCCCGTGACCGCAGCGGAAGCGGGCTTGGGCTATCAATTGTTAAATGGATTGTAGATGTGCATGGATGGAAGATTGAAGCGGAAAGCACACCAGACCAAGGCTCGATATTTCTGATACGGATGTAA